The following are from one region of the Aquipuribacter nitratireducens genome:
- a CDS encoding DUF4233 domain-containing protein, which yields MRDPKRVMAATVLVFEALVVVFAALVAKDLTGLGTTTAVGGGAALAVVLVVASGVLGRPGGYWLGSLLQVVVVATGLLLPAMLLVGGVFAGLWVAAVVLGTRIERDRAAWSGGAGPSGPDGPGATVGDG from the coding sequence GTGCGTGACCCCAAGCGGGTGATGGCCGCGACGGTCCTCGTGTTCGAGGCCCTCGTCGTCGTCTTCGCCGCCCTCGTCGCCAAGGACCTCACCGGTCTCGGCACCACCACGGCCGTCGGGGGAGGGGCCGCGCTCGCGGTGGTCCTCGTCGTCGCCTCCGGCGTGCTCGGGCGACCAGGCGGCTACTGGCTGGGCTCGCTCCTGCAGGTGGTGGTGGTGGCGACGGGCCTCCTGCTCCCGGCGATGCTCCTCGTGGGCGGGGTCTTCGCCGGACTGTGGGTCGCGGCGGTCGTCCTCGGCACCCGCATCGAGCGCGACCGGGCCGCCTGGTCGGGCGGCGCGGGTCCGTCGGGTCCCGACGGCCCGGGTGCCACCGTGGGCGACGGTTAG